One Chryseobacterium sp. StRB126 genomic region harbors:
- a CDS encoding AAA family ATPase, giving the protein MNLYNLIIQDKEQVSLNDVFLNKSNRDQLVQLIKEHTYSKELQEYGLPVNHKILLQGSSGCGKTMTAKAIANALGKSIIILNLSNIVSSRIGETSQNIKMIFDKAARERSVLFLDELDQIGKARGSDDKDVGEMRRLVNTLLQLIDYYPENALLLCATNHPEIIDTALLRRFQLRINYEMPSAEFLDTFYDNVLSRFPEDMRTIERKYSISFAEAKDHALTAVKTALIQKLEAKKTIQL; this is encoded by the coding sequence ATGAATCTGTACAACCTTATTATCCAGGATAAAGAACAAGTAAGCCTTAACGATGTATTTCTCAATAAAAGCAACAGAGATCAGCTTGTACAGCTTATCAAAGAACATACATACAGCAAAGAACTTCAGGAATATGGACTTCCGGTGAATCATAAGATCCTTCTTCAGGGAAGCTCAGGATGCGGAAAAACAATGACAGCAAAAGCCATTGCCAATGCTCTTGGAAAAAGCATTATCATTCTCAATTTAAGCAATATTGTTTCCTCCAGAATTGGCGAAACTTCCCAGAATATTAAAATGATTTTTGATAAGGCAGCCAGAGAAAGATCTGTTCTTTTCCTTGATGAACTGGATCAGATCGGAAAAGCAAGAGGAAGCGATGATAAGGATGTTGGTGAAATGAGAAGGCTAGTAAATACTTTACTTCAACTTATTGATTATTATCCGGAAAATGCACTTTTACTGTGTGCTACCAATCATCCGGAGATTATTGATACTGCTCTTCTGAGACGTTTTCAGCTTAGGATCAATTACGAAATGCCTTCTGCCGAATTTCTGGATACTTTCTATGACAATGTATTAAGTCGATTTCCGGAGGATATGAGAACGATTGAAAGGAAGTACTCCATTTCTTTTGCGGAAGCCAAAGACCATGCGTTAACAGCCGTAAAAACAGCTTTAATCCAGAAGCTGGAAGCCAAAAAAACTATTCAATTATGA